A stretch of the Desulfobaccales bacterium genome encodes the following:
- a CDS encoding type II toxin-antitoxin system HicA family toxin, protein MKKFPVDAPKSRVIKALEILGFKLVREREHLALLRFNPDGSKTPLTMPNHPYIKSSTLRTICTQAGISREDFLAAYDKS, encoded by the coding sequence ATGAAGAAGTTTCCGGTCGATGCTCCTAAATCAAGGGTGATAAAAGCCCTCGAGATTTTAGGCTTTAAACTGGTGCGTGAAAGAGAGCATCTGGCTCTGCTCCGATTTAATCCCGACGGTAGCAAAACCCCGCTTACCATGCCTAATCATCCCTATATCAAATCATCCACCTTAAGAACTATCTGCACCCAGGCAGGAATCTCCCGAGAAGATTTCTTGGCTGCCTATGATAAAAGCTAA